In the genome of Cryptomeria japonica chromosome 8, Sugi_1.0, whole genome shotgun sequence, one region contains:
- the LOC131857354 gene encoding cysteine-rich receptor-like protein kinase 43, with the protein MSVVARMDTVETPKTTVEKVAGKVHVLLRLPIPPQTITEYPCADGRSYHARLNVNPYQKTKLVYKEVCTRNCGNLNLDPDTYQTGLKGSNSCNINHISDYLSLYRNYMYGRAGSYLNLDLLKQPDLVSTKSTISFKASLWLWMISSDCHTAIVSGRGFIKTFTSLDMAACDSPQDVSLRVNSYKYYCQLLGVDPGANLTCDITSISTGGGRKSKKLIPIFLGSIGGASLLCFLFFFFFRFRIRQLRRHKSGTGLGGACEIEPVIINFNYNYEVLQEATEGFYAANNLCCKQTWGTLKDGKEIAIKNLFVTQSTQAMEEFLIEIKIFSGFLHRNLIRLLGFCSKGQERFLVYEFMPNRSLDQHLFGEGGIHLKWIDRFKIITGTARGLLYLHEQSHFPIVHRDIKTPNILLDENLQPKIADFGLAKFFPEDKTHLTTRVVFGYTAPEYAVHGHLTQKADVYSYGVIVLEIVSGKKCSKTGLPHPRELLLQWILKVNSPQIYAQTRSKSWKRYFEMENIDKDNYKRVKIAASKLKSHDALCWENLLSTRKERESTNQAVAQDFEAP; encoded by the exons ATGTCTGTTGTAGCCAGAATGGATACTGTGGAAACACCAAAGACTACTGTGGAGAAGGTTGCAGGGAAGGTCCATGTACTGCTCAGACTTCCAATACCTCCTCAGACGATCACTGAGTATCCCTGCGCTGATGGAAGGAGTTATCATGCGC GTTTAAATGTAAATCCATACCAAAAGACCAAATTGGTTTACAAGGAGGTATGCACACGGAACTGTGGGAATTTGAATTTGGATCCTGATACATATCAGACAGGATTGAAAGGCTCCAACTCTTGTAATATTAACCATATAAGTGATTATTTATCTTTGTACAGGAACTACATGTATGGACGTGCAGGGTCTTACCTCAATTTGGACTTACTAAAACAACCAGACCTTGTATCCACCAAGTCTACAATCTCCTTCAAGGCTTCCCTCTGGTTATGGATGATCAGTTCTGACTGTCACACTGCCATTGTTTCTGGACGGGGCTTCATAAAAACTTTTACAAGTCTAGATATGGCGGCATGTGATAGCCCTCAGGATGTTTCCTTGAGGGTTAACAGCTACAAATATTACTGTCAGCTACTTGGAGTAGACCCTGGAGCAAATCTAACATGTGACATAACATCAATATCCACTGGAGGAGGAAGAAAATCTAAAAAACTGATACCCATATTTTTGGGAAGCATAGGAGGAGCAAGTCTCCTAtgtttcttgttctttttcttcttcaggTTTCGCATTAGACAGCTAAGAAGACATAAATCAGGTACAGGTCTAG gTGGTGCTTGCGAAATAGAACCTGTAATTATTAATTTCAATTACAATTATGAAGTTCTTCAAGAAGCAACTGAAGGCTTCTATGCTGCAAACAATCTATGCTGCAAACAAACTTGG GGGACACTCAAAGATGGAAAAGAGATTGCTATTAAGAATCTCTTTGTAACACAATCAACACAAGCAATGGAGGAATTCCTTATAGAAATTAAGATTTTTAGTGGTTTTCTTCATAGAAATCTCATCCGTTTGCTTGGGTTTTGCAGTAAGGGGCAGGAGCGATTCCTAGTTTATGAGTTTATGCCAAACAGGAGCCTTGATCAGCATTTGTTTG GGGAGGGGGGAATTCATCTCAAATGGATAGATCGTTTCAAGATAATAACAGGCACAGCTCGTGGTCTTCTATATTTGCATGAACAATCTCACTTTCCCATTGTACACAGAGATATCAAAACTCCCAACATCCTTCTTGATGAAAACCTGCAACCTAAAATAGCAGATTTTGGACTAGCCAAATTTTTCCCAGAAGATAAGACACATCTTACAACTAGGgtggtgtt TGGATATACTGCTCCTGAATATGCTGTGCATGGCCATTTAACACAAAAAGCAGATGTTTATAGCTACGGAGTCATTGTCCTAGAGATTGTGAGTGGAAAGAAGTGCAGCAAAACTGGACTTCCGCATCCCAGGGAGCTTCTTTTGCAATGG ATTTTAAAGGTTAATTCACCTCAGATTTATGCACAGACTAGGTCCAAGAGTTGGAAGAGGTATTTTGAGATGGAAAACATTGATAAAGATAATTATAAAAGGGTGAAAATTGCAGCTTCAAAATTGAAGTCTCATGATGCTCTGTGCTGGGAGAATTTGTTAAGTACTAGGAAAGAGAGGGAAAGCACAAATCAGGCTGTAGCCCAAGATTTTGAAGCACCTTAA